From the genome of Lemur catta isolate mLemCat1 chromosome 25, mLemCat1.pri, whole genome shotgun sequence:
CTGATTTAAACAAAGCATTGCAAGACATAtattgggggtggggatggggtgaaGTTGTTAATACAGCACACCTTACAAATTTATGTTTAAGAgattaaatggaaagaaaagatcaCTCAAAAATTTTAAGGCTCAGTTTTCATAAAGCAAGTCTCTGTAACTTTCTGATTTATAGCAAAATGTACTagctttaaaaatgtgcattcttCAGCTTTCTCCTACACTTTTTCCTGCCTCTTTCAAAACTGAGCACTGGGTGTTTTGAATATAAGTAATGttctatgtacattttaattgcatgtttgagaaataaacaaaatccatGGTATTTCGGTAACTCGTAGtgtattcataaaatgaaaagctCTCTATGAAAATACACTTttcactgggaaaaataaataaaacagacaaatggatcTACACAAAGTAAACATGAACTTTGGTAGATTTCAGTGTGGGATAGTCCATAACAAGCATATTTGCCCTTATTCCCCCAGAGCTGCTCAACTTCCgagttaagaatttttaaagtatttttaactgAGATTTTATTACATTGACATTTGTTTCTCATTCCACATCATCTTCAGCCAAGCTCTGAGCGCTTACAAttctctgaaagagaaaaaaaagaaaataattttcaaaagtgtcATACGCGTTTTATCAACATTCTAACTTTAACATTCAATGTTCTTTGTATTTAAAGAATCACATCTTTGAAGTTCACCCATtctaacatttatttcaaaatataacacTTTATACACTCTCGGCATCTAATAAATTAACAAGATCATACTGTTAGTCCCATTTCAAGTTAATAAAGAAGGCATAACATTACATTATGCTACATGCTAGATAAAATTCAAGAAGAATTCAAGACCTCTTTTCACTCCCACACAAATTGAGAATACTGATTAGTGCTTTGCCTGTCATTCTATGCTCCAAACATTTCCCTGGTTGGCCTGGAAATGCTAGTAGCCATTATGTGAAGAAGGAATATAGTGTTCTAACATTAGCATTCTGAAAACATTTCCAGATAACATGGGACAAGATAATGAATAAAGGaggccacctttttttttttttgagacagagtttccctctgttgcccaggctagagtgagtgccgtgccatcagcctagctcacagcaacctcaaactcctgggctcaggcaatcctactgcctcagcctcccaagtagctgggactacaggcatgtaaaGGAGGCCACTTTTATAGAAAGGAATTAGGCTTCATCTGGAACTCACACATACTTCAAGACATCATCCTCAGGTCAATTTTCCAAAAGCACTAAGCTATGCTGCCTTTCAAATAGCACATAATATTAAACAGAGGATTCTGGTATGAATAGACTGGGACCACATTACtctaaatataaaagatttagACCAAGTCCTTGGTTTTCCAActctttctttcaaatctttGAGACCTTTATTTTAGTCAGTTACTAAAGTTCTGtaaaaactttcttttccatCATCAATTCACTGATATTTAATCACAACAACTTGGGAAATTAACACATGTAACAGACATGTTATTCCAAAAAGTAGATTCATTTGAGCTTTGTGGAAAGAATTCAAAATGAATACAATGCATTTTAATTCACTCTTAAGTTATGCATAAATTAATCTTTTACAGTATTTTGATGGTACTTTGTACTTCTTAGTAGAGACGTAGTTATAAAGCTCCGAAATCTAAGTCCACCTCAGCAGCAGCAGGGACACTGAGCCTTTAGACAGGTCAGCTCAGAGGGAGTCCTCATTCCTTGATGACTTAATGACCAGGCTCTGCCATCTTGGCTCCTGTCACGCCACCTAACTGAAGGCACAGTCTCCCAGGACAGTAGACAAAAGCTTGTTGTAGAAAGTAGCTGACAGTGGCCTGAATTTAAGGATTGGAATACCATGGCCTGAGACTGAATGCTAAGACAAACACCTCCCTGACCCACCTCCAGGGTACAATCACAGGTCTCATGCCCAGTTGTCTGGATGTTCTGCCATGAGGGAGGACGATCTCAAGAACTGCTATCTCCAGTACTACTTGCACTAAACAGATGAGTTTCATGATTTCATCGTGTACATTAGGCTCATTTTTAAATGTCCCTAACCATTCAATTCTCAGATCCTACTCacttttatttcataacatttcaATTCCTTACCTGACTAATTGTCGGGAGCTTAGTCAGAAGCATCTGGAACACTGGTGGTGGAAGCGTTTGCTGTAACACCTGCAGTAACTGCTGCGGCTGTCCACACACAGCAATGGCATTTGTAAGATGGTCCACACCCTTCTCGTATTCACCTACAAGATTTACATAAAATGACATGTAACCTGAAATGCCTCagcctttgtcaaaaattcaaCTGCTGTTTGACTCTATCTCCAAGTGATTCTACCCAAAAAGACTGAACGAGTCaaatactggaaacaacctaTAGTGCATTCATAACTGAATATTACGTAGCCGTTAAAAAGAATGAGTCAGATTATATGCACCGATATGGAACTGTTTCCAATACACATGCATGAAGGGGAAATATTATATACTTAGAATATTTCTGAAAGATGACATAAGAAATTGCTAACTATGAAATGGAACTTTTCTATGAGAAGAGAGAACAAGACTATCAactcaaatggaaaaaaagacccagtttcattttaaatcaaCTATTTGAATGTTACAacacagaaatataagaaaaaaatattttaagtgatacCAGCAGGAAAAATGGTCATATAAGACAGGAAAAAGCACTTAAAACgatgattatcttttttttttttttttaatagagacagggtcttactccgtcacccaggctgtagtgcagtggtataatcacGGACAGCTCATCAATTCCTgcgctcaagaaatcctcccgtctcagcctcctgagtagccacgTCTACAGATGTACAGCACCACACATGGCtgatttattattatcattattttttgagacagggtctcactctgttgcccaagctggagtgcagtggcatcatcataatctactgtaacctcaaactcctgggctcaagcgatcttcctagctcagcttccccagtagctggaactacaagcctgggccaccacgcccagtaAAACAATGATTCTCTGAGTGGGAGGCTTTCTTTTTCAATTACCTATATATTTCCTTCAACAGCTGCCTGttacttttgaaagaaaaaaattacttaagtCTTACATTTTTTGAAGGttcatttaattcaataaatattaagtatttggATGTGGTCCTTTCCTCAGTTAATTCCATTTTCAATCAAATCCAAAGAACTGCCCCAAATTCTGACCAAAACTTTGCACTATTAAATATTGTTCCAAATTAAGTACTCCCCTGTTAAAGGATTTTTCCATGAAAGAGATCCTTTTAATattggatattaaaaaaaaaaaaaactgatgataCAAGCTGGGAACAATTCTCCATGAGTCTCTTCCAATTCTGCATGTCTGAGCAGAGACGTTTACTGCCTTTGCCCCAAATTCTCTTTTCAAGGATGTCTGGATAGTGAACAACCTCAAAAATACATAGTGCCTCTGTATGGAATAAGGACAGGTTTGCTTACTGCCCATTACATAAAAATTAGGCTCCCTAAATTCAGAGCTCCTCTCCTACATGCAACCCACATACATGTTGTCACCAAACCCTCTGCATCATCCGTGAAACTGAGGCAGACTAACTTGCTAACACACAAGATAAATCTCAGAAATTTCACAGTTCTCGACaccattaagattttttttttactaagttcCTTTTTTTTACTAAACAATTTTCCATGATATAAATTCACAGGAAACTGATCTTAATGAACAATAATGAATTTTCAATTGGTCTATCAAGTATTTATGTAACAGTGTTTTTCATGTTTtgactttatataaaaattcaaaagtagcTTAAACAGTTCCTCTTCAATCTTTATTCtcattaacaatattaattaGTAACACTTACCAAACCTTTACTAGGTGCTAGGGGCACTGTTCTTAGTGGTTTGTATGAAGAGGTTCACCATTCCCACCACCTTTAGTTAGGTACTAGTATAAGTCCTCATTTTACatctgaagaaactgaggcttagagaaattaagaaatttgctTTGAGTTAAGCTCAGGGCTTAACTCCACAACCCCTGCTTATATTCCTAAACTTCCTCTCTAATCCAACTTTTCTTATAGATAGCACAGGTGTTGAACCAATTCAGATTTATTCTAAACTAAGTTAACAATGACATGGGAAGGCCCACTACAAAGTTAACCagtggggctgggcacggtggctcacgcctgtaatcctagcactctgggaggccgaggcgggaggatcgcttgagctcaggagttcgagaccagcctgagcaagagcgagactgcgTCTTTATTAAAAAAACGTAAAATACAATAACCAATGATACTATGAATAACTGTTGTGTTCTTAGCCTTTACAAGAGCAATCAGCGACTTAAGGAAATGGCTTCAGATCACCATCATTATTCCCCCTTGTCTTGGGAAATATCTCTACCATCAGATCCCAGGTGCTTGACCCTGTGAGCTGATGGCAGGCAtggatatattatattaatagtattgtcACTCTGGTGTTCTTTCCAGGATCCTCAACCTGGTATATGATGGTGTGTGTTTCTTGTTCCACCAATAAGCAGCCATGGAAAGACTGAGAAATCCTGTGGGTCAGAGTTTGAATACTGTGGGTATCTGATGGCACCTGCATTAAGCGTAAAGGTTTCTTAACCTCTTGACTGTTGTCAGAAACAGCTCGATCTCCACTGCCAGTGTGGGGACTGTGACTGTCCCATCTATACATTGTTTCAGGATACCCCTGACTGTGCTGACCATTACCATCTGAGTGTGCAAGCACCATCCTAACCTGCTCAGCCATTCCTCTCCTGGGCACTGAAATGATGTCACAACGATACCCAGCATAGGAGATGCAACCCAGGGTCGTACACTGAACCAGCTTAGAGCTGCTTTAGAATTTAGGTAATCAAGAGATTGGCTAAATCAGTTCCTGCTTGTGAGCAGTTATCATAAAGGCCTTAAATCTCTTCTGAACCAACGTTGGCAAATTATCTTTTCTGCAAAACCAACAACAATGCTGAAGAGCACACCCATGACACACTGACACAACCTCAATCACAGTCAACTTGTCATCGTGAGCTCCCTTCCTATAGGCAAAGTGGATGCTGCTACAACTTTTGCTGACTAGAAACCATATCATAAGCAGTACCTTTTGATATCACCAGCTGCACTGAGCGCATCATACAGTCCATCTATGACGCAGCACAAGAAGATCAAACCCAGTGTTACAGGACTCAAAGAGCAGTGCCGTTCAGGATCAAGCACTGTTTCAGTGGTGAGGGGAATGCTCTCCCTTTCCGCAACACCTGGGGCCTCGGTTTTGGATCTTTGGAGAAACTGAAGTGTGTAGCCTATGAGATCTGGAAATGTTTCCTGACTGGTATCTACCTTGCATTCCTCTGCAGTTATGGACATTTTGATTGGTTCTCCTACTCAGCTTTAATCTTTCCCAGTTTGGTAGCAATTTGAGTATAAAGACTAGACCATCTGTGGCTCTTTAGGTGAaattaattcagcaaattctAATTATGTCAAAAAAGTATTTCTTGAGAAAGCAGAGACATAATAAAAAGGCTGGTCATCATCATTTTAAACAGTTAACTGTCTTCCcataaaagaaacaacagaaacatatacatacaaatgcCCTACACCATGTAGTTCAATCCTGTCTAAATCTGTACATACAgcaatgagaataaaaaaaaaacctgacacctgataccacatttattaatgaTGGCAACTACTTCAAAGCTACTTTTGAGATAAAAGCTAATTTAACACTAAAAAGATTTACATAAACATTTAAGACTCTAAATTACTGAGTCAACCATGGTTCTCAGGTTTGtcaatttgataattttaatttcttaacagGTAACTTTAAAAAACCTTAATACTGCTGATGAAATAGACAAAGTACAAAGTAATGAAGTCTAAATTCTGGATCATTTAACACGTTGGTTCTGAAATGAAGTGTCATGGACTCACCGTGTGACCTTGATTAGGTAAATTAACCTTCTCTGGGACTTATATTAGCCATTCCTTCCTATAAATACTGGAAAAGATCTGAAGATTAGAAGAGGGAGTTGAGTATATTCCTAGCTCACATTCCTTTCGTTACTATTTACATACTGCACTATGACTGTATACTCTAAAACCTTAAGAGTAAGGATgacctcatttgtaaaaatttcttATAATACCTTCTACATCATAAGATAAAAGGAAGTAAACCTAAAACTCACTTAATCTCAAATTATTAAGTGCCTAAAAatctttcttgaaatatttaGAATACCTTTCCTAAAAATAGCAAACTGCATAGGAAAATCCCTTATCatcataaatttatacaattttgaAGAATTCTATCTAGTTCCTCAGTTTTTTAATGACTGTTACCTTGAGCTAGTAACTCTTCACCAAGCTGTATTTCTTCAAGGAAGAATTTCTGAACAGCTTCGGCATCTTTAAGATCTGGTAACTGTTTGGGAATAGAATATTTAGTAACTGATACCAAAATTATAACAGAAGATATAACCAATAttcataaaatcaataaaaacaaaaaaattaaataacccattctaaacaatcaataaaagaaatttacTCTTAAACACTTGTAAGAATCAGAGTTTAGGAAGTACATTCaaatgaatgagagaaaaaagtaCTTACTGATCAAATTGGTATTGGAATAGTTCTGCCACCAGCTATATGACTTGTGTTTTATAAAACGTAAACCTATCTAAAAATGTTAAGAagtccatttttatttgaatatctaAACTTCTATTAATGAAGTTTTTGGTTCTTGAATTCTATTGTATATGCTTATTTAACATAGgtgaaaaaaatttctgaaagtgGAGGCATTTTTCATTGACTATCCCAACATATAGGaagaatttaattatatttgtgatctaaaaatacacaaatacatgtCTCTATTTTCCTATAACCATAGAAAGAAAAGGCcaccaaaaatataattaacatattacACATTTCAGAAAGGTAGTTTGAACATATCAGAACAAAATGGTTCCCTCCTAGTTTCACTTCACCATTACCATGTCCAGTCAATTAGCTGCCCTGATTACTCAACTttttaacaataacaaaatataatatttattgactaatCTTTCCTTGCTTCAACTTGCTTTAAAAAGAACCACTAATGATCCAGTAATTCAAGTCCTAGGAATCTAAACAAAACTAatttcaataaaaaggaaaagccgTATGCACAATGATTAACATTTACTTACTTAATTTACTGACTCATGCCACAGAACATTTTTTACCAAGCAGATAAACCtatgtagtcattaaaaataatcatgaacCCAGgatctatgaaaagaaaaaataaataataagatttaTACCTACATTTCCATACTACAAGGTAAAAATGTCTCAGGATGGTGGGATTCTGGATCAGTGGGTGTGAATAATCTTGAATAACTTTTCAAACGAATAGCGTGCGGTTCTTTTAAAGGAAGTTGGAGCAAGGAAAattacataaatgttttattttatccttttgaaGCAACTAAGAACGTTTTCACCTTTTGGTATAAATGTCTTTTGGAAACAATCATCTTTGTGTCCCTTAAATATTGCTTGTACAAAAAGCTGTTTGTTTTTATGgccaagaaagggaaaataatgcAGGACTGCATAATCTGTAGTTAAACTAAGTTATTCACCCATTCCTAAAAACATctaacttaaaatagaaaatcaatgtCCGTGTCAACTAGCTTTCTCCAAACATGTATTTgaagcagatttttaaatatttctataaagtaTACCACATAAGCTAAACAAAAGACCGACTATTACCTTGGAAAGTCCAGCTCTCTCCTTGGCaagcttctgtttctttcttcctacAAGAAAtgtaatgtaatattttcattttgccatTATCAAAATGGGAATCAAAAGATGTCTACTTGCTGTAGCAAGTCATTAATTCCATGTGCAAAACATTCCTGACTCTGGACCTCTGAGTAGTTACAGTAAGCAGAACAAACCCCTTTCCAACCTATACAGGGCATGTAACAGGAGTGAGGACCAGCCCACTGGCATCAGAGAGTCTCATTAATGAAACACACCAGACTCTATCTCTACTGAACGTTGAAAACTCACTGccattcataaatgaaaaaaataatgtgataaagttttctaaaaagaaaacaaatacagtattTATGAAGTTGGCAAAAGTGGGGGGCAGTGTTCAGAAATGCACTGCTAAAGTCTGCAATCAACTATTGCTGATTAgttaagggtaaaaaaaaaaaccctctgccTAGAAGTCTAAGTTGTCTTTTGTCCTGTTTTTAATATGAAACCAAGCAATACTAAAAGTCGCAGGAGTGAGAGGTGTGTTTACAACCCTACTCAGTCAACTCTCTGCTCTTTGATGGTGCTCCCCATGTGAAAGGTGCTAGCCCACAGTAAGCACAAAGCTTTGCGCTCAACTGCCTTGTGTGCACCCTGGCTCTTCCACTTTTTGGCAGTATGTCCCTGACAAGTTACGGTAACCTGGCCCTCACTTTCTTCCTAAAATTGGTCTAAGAATAGTACCTGCTTCACAGAGctattctgaggattaaatgagaagtaTTTTGACAGTGCCTGTTCATACCACGTGCCACAAAAGCATTTGGAACTGAGACAGTTCCTTCAGGTAAGGAGCTGTGCTATGCTAAATACCGTCAGCCTTCCGGACCCTGGGATCCAACTAACATCaactgaaaatattcaggaaaaaaaaaataacaacaaaaatccaaataaaaacaatacaacaactatttacacggcatttatactgtattaggtatgacaagtaatctagagaaaaGGTAAGGCTACTACTATTAGCTGGGTGACCTGAGGCAAATAAATCTCTTAACTCTCCAAAGATAAAGCCTACCTAAATATACAGGACCTACTATGAGAAACAGAAGCCATAAAAgcagcaaatgttttctgaaaaccTTAAAGCATGCTACAAATCCGAGTCTCAATGCATGACTAAAGTGACCTGTTGCCTAACTCTAGCTAGATGGTTAACTCACTATGGCCAGGGTaccttcttttctcattctacTCTTACAAACCAGATTTAACCACGTTAGTATCCGATGTCAACTCTAGTCCTCAATAATATACAAAGTGCTAATACTCTAAGGCTTAAATACAATTCTAGCAGTTTCAACAGAAAAATATAGGCTAAAGATGATCTTACGTATTAATTTGAAGACTGTCAGTTTTTCTAACAAACTGCCTTgcctaagtgttcatcagtgcACAACTGTGGGGAAACAGAACACAGAATATAATTCTACCCTCAATTTGCTAAAGGTTTTCACCTCTttagacaaaaaataatgaatgatacAAAATGACATTATCTAATTGCTAAATATCATGGTACAGACTGGAACCTGTACCGAAAGGAGAGCATTAAGTCTAGAAGAGAAATGGAAGACTTCAGAGGAACTGGACATGAAGACAAAGAACGCCTGGATCTCAAGGGTAAGCACTCAAGTTTCAGATGCtacatgccagacactattctaaatgtttattaattagattatttaatcctcaccgtaacacatactattatcaccattttacagatgagaagattTACCAAGGTCACAACTAAAAGGTACCTAAGAAATGAACAAGCCAAATTTGTAAATCAACATTGAGAAATACAATTTGTAAACCAGAATGTAGTGGAAAGGACAAAAATGACAGTTCAACCCAGTGGAGTGAAACTTAGTGTCCATGACTATCCaatcttaaaagattttattcaagaGGGCAGGGAGAAATATATGGTTGTCACTGAATAAACCTGACTGATACAgttaccaaattttaaaatgacctaGTTGCTTTACATTTTTAGCAATAACATTAAAATTCTGGCCTCAGTTTCATAGGACAATTAACTTGGTATATTAATTTACTTTCAGATACAGTATAATATAGTATCTCTGTGGTAAAGGGACAGTTAGTAATTGACTAAAAAAACCAAGTCCCGGTGTGATggcagcactctgggaggtggagatgggagactcacttgagcccagaagttagaggCCACAGTTAattatgatcgtgccactgcactccaacctggatgacagagttGAGACATCTCAAAAAAACAGGCacttcatgcctgtaatcctagtattttgggaagccaaggaaggaggaaagcTTGAGCAACATAAGCagacttgtctctacaaaaaaatagaaaaattaacagggtgtggtggtacgtgcctgtagtcccagctacttgggaggctgaggcaggaggatcacttgaactcaggattttgaggttgcagtgagctatgatgagagccactgcactctaggcaaGGAGAAAGGGCAAGATTCtgcctctaaaataaataaataaataaaatacaaaataaaaagccaagaaGAAATTACACATTCAATCAGTCAAATCATGCCCTGACTCAATATCTGCTATTAACAGATTACCAGTTCCAAGTGCTACTGGGCATGCctactttaaaaattacacataaaacATGAGCTTGCAAAAGTCCcaaccaaaatcatttttaaaacattcatttaaataGGATGCttacttaatgtatttttaagtgaTGTATCATTTTAACTGGTACTATTATAAGTGAAGCACTCCTATAGTTGGTACTATATTTGGaggttatatttcatttattaataattatttaggtTGGTAAGAATTATGCTCTAAGAGTCATGATACAAAAAAAAGTCTGAATACATTAGCGTCTCAGATTTAACCTCAAACCTTCAACACCATAAGCCTCCTTTCctttaaaagactaaaaagatCAAGAAAGCAAACAAGCTAAAGAACCGAATTGAGAAACTGCCCTTTTATTGTAGATGTAAATATTCTACAGGAAATTAGACTAGAAAAACTCTAACTGAACTGAAATCAATTTCATTCCACAAATGCAAAATATCCTCAAATTGTTAAAATCCGCCCATTATGCAAAACCTTTAAACAGACTGCAAAATTACTCTGAATAAAAGTCATACTTGCTAAGGAAAGTATCAAACAAAGTAATTCTACTCATAGAAACAATCcctattatttatcaattaccaTGTGTCAGGAACAGAACTAAACTCTATACTTACTATATAccattttacaaaaaaggaaaactaaagtgGTTTACCCAAAGGTGTACTACTACAGCTAGTAATTCACTTAAATCATTAAGTTATTGCTaaacctagaaaaaaaatttttggattGAGAATGAcgtaaaaaaaaatttcaaaataacattacTCAGTTTCTCTAAAATGATAGCTCTTACGATTGTGTCAAtcaaaaaaattagttttctcaACGTGTTCAACAGTATTTCAAGGTTTCCAATGAAAAATATGGTTAATCCATTCTTTACAGAGTTCTGCATCTGCACCAACACCCCCAGTTGCCACCCATATTTGAGACTACAGCAAAATGACCTAAATTCCAATAGTTACACTTACTGCCAGCATTTACGGAGGGGCATCCCTTATGTCAGGAATCGTGGTGGGCACTTCAGACACCTTACTTAATCTTTACAAACCCAACAATAAGCAGGTGGCATAACCTGATTTTAAAGCTAAGAAATTCAGGATTTGGAAAGCCCAAGGTTACTCTGCTAACCTAACCAGGGACCAACCTGGGCCTGGAAACCCAGTGTCTGAATCCAAAACAGCATTCTTTCTATTCATCTGcctgaccaaaaataaaacaaattatgtcTATATCCCTCCTCTTCTAAAACATAAGACAACTGTAACTAGATGTCATATTGTAAAAGCTAAGCTCAGCGCTCTCCAATACAATAGTCACTACCCatatgtggctaatgaacacttGAAATGACTTAACATAACTTAATTAAACAGTAACCACTATTACTTGAGTAAATAATCACTTCTTTGTACTTCCTGGGCTTTAATAACTTACTTATCAATTTTAACTTCAGAAACTGTTTTGGCTGAGCAACCTTACAGATAAGTTACAGAAACATTTCTTATTGCAACAAATTTGCTCTTCTGCTGTTGCAAATACAGACTCAAAGCGGATCACGATGGTTTTGGTGGCACGACCTCCCCCTGGTAAACCTCTTTTAAAAGATGTCGCAGGTCTGAAATAAGACTGAGCCACAGGAGAAGCGCAGCCCTTTGGACTCCCCTGCAATCTCTATAGCATTCACTCGTATCTTGGAAGCGGTTAGAACGAAGCAACCAAGAGGGTTTAAGAATGCAACAGATACCGCATTAGGGATGCGGATTTAGTCTCGGGCTAAAATTCGTCAAATGCAAAAAGCACCACTTTTGAGTTAAGAATGAAGGTTTAAAAaggtgaatgaaaaaaaaaaagaaaaccgcCCCGATACACACAGCCTAAATTACAACAAACAGGTAGAGCGCATTTAAACGGGAAAAGTGtttggggggggggaagaaatgggaaaatccTTCCAGCAAAATGGTGGGAATCCTGCGGGGCACCAGAGCCCCGGGGGCCCGGGAGCCGCGCGGCCGGCGC
Proteins encoded in this window:
- the TOMM20 gene encoding mitochondrial import receptor subunit TOM20 homolog, which gives rise to MVGRNSAIAAGVCGALFIGYCIYFDRKRRSDPNFKNRLRERRKKQKLAKERAGLSKLPDLKDAEAVQKFFLEEIQLGEELLAQGEYEKGVDHLTNAIAVCGQPQQLLQVLQQTLPPPVFQMLLTKLPTISQRIVSAQSLAEDDVE